A single region of the Penaeus chinensis breed Huanghai No. 1 chromosome 41, ASM1920278v2, whole genome shotgun sequence genome encodes:
- the LOC125047718 gene encoding E3 ubiquitin-protein ligase Ubr3-like isoform X3: MLSERYATLSVRRYDNATTCGLVWTANFVAYRCRTCGISPCMSLCAQCFQEGNHEGHDFNMFRSQAGGACDCGNSAVMKESGFCHRHGSQAQLNKPEVPPDLLAIADAMMPRIFLRFIQHCREHSCASLDKVLEAMEESSLYLDLLQDLSRLGAAMRKIMTKSLCNPNVYTDLTQPSSNSMNNEYLKQNKTWYEEALNSIPFGEVPPGYQDIPTLNGPLVHKTFLDEIVFWTVKFEFPQKLVCLLLNMLPDTEYEDAFARAFVQHYSRISVMLVQSTDSETLSNRVVHVSVQLFSDQDLAYRMTDSFHLLHVMIVSLKNMMKSICVPSTLHDKLRNTHRVVNCGDHVMKNHCYWPLVSDLNNVLSHKPIAVKFMSDQRLIQEWFSFLSMFQGMNVNVRELTQHIEFEPQTYYAAFSAELEASASPMWALVSHLRDSETRHYTFSVLKQCLHALNNWFNAVGFAHSDMGDPYQVSFHLPLHRYYSVFMCQAVKAQGARLEEVLPPQDLLHLIMVHPLRLQAAFYEILSGIWVRNGLQIKGQAMTYIQCHFCNSMVDADLYLLQICAGELPPDNFIMTVLDRFHVLESLSMSPRASNSFLDSEHEMTIIESCLTFLATLMTVRTNIGLSESELAQLEMVTLLCMGDKTHSQLMEYMPEKCGSAAQSRDFETVLSRVSSYRAPNFEASGTMQQGMYIPKDEVWENLYDPIYVLLRAVQRRDFQASLDRFKLYCKQSGNMSNSGSLWPPFRLPSPVTSPYTDPQRVIACRSFHAVLLVLLYKALNETSSTDHLLALTVYLLELTVEYQAKHHSQSGELVAAQFYENVTEEVDDRPDGQFCKWFLTDDIFTNANTVVSRVDLNPTPSISSSSDGELDGSDLEMDELEGGEPRLALHGAPRPRPLPSGSELVLYQEAASAVVPTGETPTTPDTPTQDHLSPLALPPPTTGNMLVPVTQSGSPGVAAQASLPAPVQFPPLLAGTEVGRRGGSRSSSSSSPSCSNRRHHGRSYVVPHPLHLRSRRPAGPAKALLPAGGDGSMPPSVQTSPPTPELSHFSSLPQLDSGDEYIAVEESIISLLIKLHSKLTGKPNSYRPNFDESSDSRIGDGPFFIAKLLNKIGRYEPSARQGILDTISRIYCKREEDSSASSEEEARAREEKRKRAKERQKRVMAEFAFRQRQFMEQNKAEAAEAEASGNDAMEVEEEQPERHKEYDCVICNQSIPSTPERPVGLVVLLQATSVLGHRTSQQKPFSVPTSDSERTRLKQRRFTLGQFMEERADTLNRYFDYNSWLVSMNNGWEGGVHVQTCGHHLHLDCHQSYLLALRSQHRPNSTLNVDKGEYWCPLCRQLGNAVLPISPEIGDLSALVKHPSTCDSDLVEEVDRLLHDLTVPTFSSTLTNAMARMMEDMTIATYAKYRNVSSNPSTPSLFMFVSSILRTNLEVELVQRGGMLVYQAEDVKMDVKRSCLMPLLHVLGFHSKILSGGGDSSVGGVGGGLHWIRQTWASITQRPVTGSEGAVTLREREVPILLRDPVTLLLQLILLLPSRIDQGYLKCVVGSVYRVAVVRAAVSALRSLNESQREQATTGGPLAPLLALAHNTLRDSPFFCDDQVLLADQAQESWTVNDVTCQVRETCLQFLRVAALLKAHLMEENAPVIADPLAECGTLEQYLGVWDNCSVVNSTIMGNMCGTYRASEVSSPVETRLGDLACGARVWCSEVATFASQAQVAASALLTTINFAQPRLLRLPHSYDAIFQYYHRRQCSQCNSVPKDPSVCLLCGTIVCLREPCCKQQEVCECVQHAIDCGAGTAIFLVINSSTVIVIRGPRVCLWGCVHLDSFGEEDRDLKRGKPLYLSEDRYRLLEQQWLSHAFDHTNKRWIWHRDIL; encoded by the exons TCCGCCGATACGACAATGCGACGACGTGCGGGCTGGTGTGGACGGCCAACTTCGTGGCGTATCGCTGCAGGACGTGTGGCATCTCCCCGTGCATGAGTCTCTGCGCCCAGTGCTTTCAG GAAGGGAACCACGAGGGTCATGATTTTAACATGTTCCGGTCACAAGCTGGCGGAGCGTGTGACTGTGGCAATTCCGCCGTCATGAAGGAGTCAGG GTTCTGCCACCGACACGGATCCCAAGCGCAGCTAAACAAACCCGAGGTGCCGCCAGACCTGCTCGCCATCGCCGACGCCATGATGCCTCGAATATTCTTGCGGTTCATCCAGCACTGTCGAGAGCACAG TTGTGCATCACTAGATAAGGTTCTCGAAGCGATGGAGGAGTCCTCTTTGTACCTGGACCTCCTTCAGGACCTCAGCCGTCTAGGGGCAGCTATGAGAAAGATAATGACTAAGTCTTTATGCAATCCAAAT GTATATACTGATTTAACTCAACCGTCCTCAAACTCAATGAATAATGAGTATTTGAAGCAAAATAAAACTTGGTATGAAGAGGCTCTCAATAGTATACCTTTTGGTGAAGTTCCTCCAGGATACCAAG ATATACCTACCCTAAATGGCCCCTTGGTCCACAAGACGTTTTTAGATGAGATAGTATTTTGGACTGTTAAATTTGAGTTCCCTCAGAAACTGGTTTGTCTACTTTTAAACATGCTCCCAGATACTGAGTATGAG GATGCCTTTGCAAGAGCATTTGTGCAGCACTATAGTCGCATATCTGTGATGTTGGTACAAAGTACAGATTCAGAAACCCTAAGCAACCGTGTTGTCCATGTTTCTGTACAGCTGTTCTCAGATCAAGATTTAGCTTACCGCATGACTGACTCATTCCACCTTCTCCATGTGATGATTGTTAGCCTCAAGAACATGATGAAGTCGATCTGTGTGCCATCTACTCTGCATG ATAAATTGCGGAATACCCATAGGGTCGTGAACTGTGGTGATCATGTAATGAAAAACCACTGCTACTGGCCACTGGTATCAGACCTTAACAATGTACTCTCACACAAGCCCATAGCTGTCAAATTTATGAGTGACCAAAGACTCATACAGGAATGGTTTTCATTTCTGTCCATGTTCCAAG GAATGAATGTCAATGTAAGAGAACTTACACAGCACATTGAGTTTGAACCTCAAACTTACTATGCAGCCTTCAGTGCTGAGCTGGAGGCCTCTGCTTCACCTATGTGGGCCCTCGTCTCTCACCTCAGAGACTCTGAAACTAGACACTATACATTCTCAGTCTTAAAGCAGTGTCTTCATGCCCTCAATAACTGGTTCAATGCAGTTGGCTTTGCTCATTCTGACATG GGTGATCCCTATCAGGTCTCGTTCCACCTCCCTTTGCACCGGTACTACTCTGTATTCATGTGCCAGGCTGTGAAAGCTCAGGGGGCTCGGTTGGAAGAGGTGCTCCCTCCGCAGGATTTGCTTCATCTGATCATGGTTCATCCACTGAGATTACag GCTGCCTTCTATGAGATCCTGAGTGGCATTTGGGTACGGAATGGATTGCAGATTAAGGGCCAGGCTATGACGTACATTCAGTGTCACTTCTGCAATTCTATGGTAGATGCTGATCTGTACCTTCTTCAGATCTGTGCTGGGGAACTTCCTCCAGATAATTTCATTATGACCGTGTTGGATAG GTTCCATGTATTGGAGTCACTGAGTATGTCACCCAGAGCTTCCAACAGCTTTCTGGATTCTGAACATGAAATGACAATTATAGAATCATGCCTCACTTTTCTTGCAACTCTTATGACTGTAAGAACTAACattg GTTTGAGTGAAAGTGAACTTGCACAGCTGGAGATGGTCACTTTGTTATGCATGGGAGACAAAACTCACTCCCAGTTGATGGAATATATGCCAGAGAAATGTGGAAGTGCAGCCCAAAGCCGAGACTTCGAGACTGTGCTCAGTAGG GTATCCTCATATAGAGCACCCAACTTTGAAGCTTCAGGAACAATGCAACAAGGAATGTATATCCCTAAAGATGAAGTTTGGGAGAATCTGTATGACCCAATATATGTTCTCCTACGAGCAGTTCAAAGAAGAGATTTCCAGGCTTCTCTTGATAGATTCAAATTGTA CTGTAAACAGTCTGGCAACATGAGTAATTCAGGGAGCCTATGGCCCCCCTTCCGGTTGCCAAGCCCAGTGACCAGCCCTTACACAGATCCTCAGAGAGTTATCGCTTGCCGAAGTTTCCACGCTGTTCTCCTGGTTCTCCTCTACAAGGCATTGAATGAAACCTCTTCCACAGACCATCTGTTAGCTTTGACTGTGTACCTGCTGGAACTCACTGTTGAATACCAAGCCAAGCATCATTCGCAAA gTGGTGAACTTGTCGCAGCCCAGTTCTATGAGAATGTGACAGAAGAGGTTGATGACAGACCAGATGGGCAATTTTGCAAGTGGTTCTTGACAGATGACATATTTACAAATGCCAATACTGTGGTATCTAGAGTGGATCTCAACCCCACTCCATCCATCAGCTCAAGCTCAGATG GTGAGTTAGATGGATCTGACTTGGAAATGGATGAATTGGAGGGAGGAGAGCCACGCTTGGCACTCCATGGTGCCCCAAGACCACGGCCACTCCCATCGGGCTCAGAGCTGGTGCTCTACCAGGAAGCAGCCTCAGCTGTTGTACCCACTGGGGAAACTCCCACAACGCCAGACACTCCAACACAGGATCACTTGTCACCTCTGGCTCTGCCACCGCCCACAACAGGGAACATGCTTGTGCCAGTCACACAGAGTGGTTCTCCAG GGGTGGCAGCACAAGCATCGTTACCAGCCCCAGTCCAGTTTCCACCCCTGCTAGCAGGGAcagaagtgggaaggagagggggtagcagaagcagcagtagcagcagtccAAGCTGCAGTAACAGGAGGCACCACGGTCGGTCCTACGTGGTGCCTCACCCCCTGCACCTGCGGTCCCGCCGACCGGCTGGCCCTGCCAAGGCTCTGCTTCCTGCTGGAGGGGATGGTTCCATGCCTCCTTCAGTGCAGACCTCGCCTCCCACACCTgaactctctcatttctcttcg TTACCACAGCTTGACTCTGGAGATGAATACATTGCAGTGGAAGaatctatcatctctcttctcatcaagCTCCACTCCAAACTCACAGGGAAACCTAATTCTTACCGTCCAAACTTCGATGAGTCATCAGACTCAAGGATAGGAGACGGACCTTTCTTCATCGCCAAATTGCTCAACAAGATAGGACGATATGAACCCTCTGCCAGACAAGGGATACTCGACACTATATCTCGCATCTACTGTAAACGGGAAGAAGACTCCTCAGCATCTTCAGAAGAAGAAGCtagagcaagggaagagaagcgaaAACGTGCCAAGGAGCGACAGAAGAGGGTAATGGCGGAATTTGCCTTCCGTCAGCGGCAGTTCATGGAACAGAACAAAGCAGaagcagcagaagcagaggcaagCGGGAATGATGCgatggaagtagaagaagagcaGCCCGAGAGGCATAAGGAATATGACTGTGTTATATGTAACCAATCAATACCGTCCACTCCTGAGAGACCAGTGGGACTCGTAGTGTTATTAcag GCAACCAGTGTTCTCGGCCACAGAACTTCCCAGCAGAAACCATTTAGTGTTCCTACTTCAGATTCTGAAAGAACAAGATTAAAACAACGAAGGTTTACCCTAGGCCAATTTATGGAAGAAAGAGCTGACACCTTGAATAGATACTTTGACTAT AACTCATGGCTGGTGTCCATGAATAATGGCTGGGAAGGAGGTGTTCATGTACAGACTTGCGGACACCACCTTCACTTGGACTGCCATCAGTCGTACCTCCTTGCACTTCGTTCACAGCACCGACCTAACAGCACCTTGAATGTGGATAA AGGTGAATATTGGTGCCCTTTGTGTCGACAACTTGGCAATGCAGTGTTACCCATCTCTCCCGAAATTGGTGATTTATCTGCCTTGGTAAAACATCCCTCCACGTGTGATAGTGATTTGGTGGAAGAGGTTGACAGGTTACTTCATGACCTCACTGTGCCT ACATTTAGCAGTACGCTGACAAATGCGATGGCTCGCATGATGGAAGACATGACCATTGCCACATATGCCAAGTACCGAAATGTGTCATCCAACCCCTCAACACCATCTCTCTTCATGTTTGTGTCCTCCATTCTAAGGACAAATCTAGAAGTGGAGTTAGTACAGCGAGGAGGAATGTTGGTTTACCAAGCAGAGGATGTGAAAATGGATGTGAAGCGTTCCTGCctta TGCCCCTTCTTCATGTATTGGGATTCCACTCGAAGATCCTGAGTGGAGGTGGAGATTCATCTGttggaggtgtaggaggaggattaCACTGGATCAGGCAGACATGGGCCTCCATCACACAGCGACCAGTGACCGGTAGTGAAGGAGCTGTCACtctaagagagagggaagttccCATCCTTCTCAGAGATCCTGTGACACTCCTTTTGCAGCTCATTCTGTTGCTGCCATCAAGGATTGATCAAG GCTACTTAAAGTGCGTAGTTGGTAGTGTGTATCGCGTTGCGGTTGTGCGTGCTGCAGTGTCTGCTCTACGGTCACTGAATGAAAGCCAGCGTGAGCAGGCAACAACAGGAGGCCCACTTGCTCCTCTTTTAGCATTGGCTCACAACACTTTGCGTGACAGTCCTTTCTTCTGCGACGATCAAGTGCTCTTGGCTGACCAAGCACAGGAGTCTTGGACTGTGAATGATGTCACATGTCAG GTTCGAGAAACTTGCCTACAGTTTTTGCGTGTTGCTGCACTCCTGAAAGCACACCTCATGGAGGAAAATGCACCTGTCATTGCTGATCCCCTTGCAGAGTGTGGAACTTTAGAACAGTACCTAGGAGTATGGGATAACTGCTCAGTTGTCAATTCTACAATAATGG GCAATATGTGTGGCACCTATCGAGCAAGTGAAGTATCCAGCCCTGTGGAGACCCGTCTGGGAGATTTGGCTTGTGGTGCAAGAGTTTGGTGTAGTGAGGTTGCAACCTTTGCTTCCCAGGCACAAGTGGCAGCATCAGCTCTCCTCACTACCATTAACTTTGCACAACCCCGTCTCCTTCGCCTGCCACACTCGTACGATGCCATATTTCAG tactATCACAGACGGCAGTGTTCACAGTGTAACAGTGTCCCAAAAGATCCAAGTGTTTGCCTACTTTGTGGCACCATAGTCTGCTTGCGGGAACCTTGCTGCAAGCAGCAagaagtatgtgagtgtgtgcaacaTGCAATAGACTGTGGAGCAGGAACAGCCATCTTCCTGGTGATCAACTCttcaacagtgatagtgatacgAGGACCAAGAGTTTGTCTTTGGGGTTGCGTGCATCTAGACTCCTTTGGGGAAGAAGATCGTGACCTCAA ACGTGGGAAGCCTCTGTACCTAAGTGAAGACCGCTACCGCCTGCTGGAGCAACAGTGGCTCTCGCATGCATTCGACCACACCAACAAACGCTGGATTTGGCACCGAGACATTCTCTGA